The DNA segment TTCTTAATTTCCTGGCGTGGTTATTGGCAAGAATTGATTGAAACTTTAGCATGGGCTCATGAACGCACACCTTTGGCTAATTTAATTCGGTGGAGAGATAAGCCAGTGGCTCTTTCCATTGTTCAAGCAAGATTGGTTGGATTAGCCCATTTTTCCGTAGgttatatatttacttatgcAGCTTTCTTGATTGCCTCTACATCTGGAAAATTTGgttaatttagttatttagtttttttagttttttttatttatgtactGCAATCCACcttcttatatttttacatCTAGGATCCGAACTgtattattgataataatagGAATAGGAACTGAACATTATGGCAAGAAAAAGTTTGATTCATAGGGAGAAGAAACGGCAGAAACTGGAACAGAAATATCAGTTGATTCGTCGATcctcaaaaaaagaaataagcaaAGTTCTACCGTTGAGTGAAAAATGGAAAATTCATAGGAAATTGCAATCGTCACCACGTAATAGTACACCTATACGTCTTCATCGACGTTGTTTTTTGACTGGAAGACCTAGAGCTAACTATCGAGACTTTGGGCTATCCGGACACATACTTCGTGaaatggtttatgcatgtttgttaCCGGGCGCAATAAGATCAAGTTGGTAAGGGTCAAAATAgcctttctttcatatttgtatAGATCTCCATGATTTGTGATCATAGAGGGTCCTCTTTACCATTCTCTATAAATAGACTATTCTATTTGTATAGATATGGTAGAGAGGCATATCTAATTTTTCATCGCCCATCCCAGTTCTTTAGCGCGGAGTAGAGCAGTTTGGTAGCTCGCAAGGCTCATAACCTTGAGGTTACAGGTTCAAATCCTGTCTccgcaatattttttttttgtttggatggGAGGAAAAGAGGGGGAAGATAGAACTACGATACTATCGTAGTCAACTAtacctaattttttattttattttttattagagtaCATTACTTCACTATGGGCGGATAGCGGGGATCGAACCCGCATCTTCTCCTTGGCAAAGAGAAATTTTACCATTCAACCATATCCGCATTTTCTTCGTTTATGATACACACGCATATGTTCACGGTCCACGCATATATGATATATCATATATGCGTCTGGATCATATTTGCGCAGGACCAGATACTATAGATTATAATTCCAATTAAGataatcttattattatatcaattaataagaattaattatatattttatcttcGGAACTCAACTCAGATTGAATCTTAATGTGTCTCACTCTTACAATAtggatcctttttttttaagtgacaTTTTTGGATCGGGGAAATACCAAAGAAGTTCAAGAAATCAAGAGATGAGAGAATTAAGGATAGCTACTAGAAAGACTAATCCAATCCATAATGATGTACCTGaaaatacaacattttttttacttgaccAACCATCAGAAGAGGCAAATACAACGGGTACACTAATTAGTAAGATTGATGAAGTCGCAATTAATGCAAAAACAGCTAATTGGAAAGCAATAGTCATGTTTGTAATCCTCCAAGCTACCAACAAATGAACTATAAACTATACCATTTCATTTCATCCCTTGCcttaataaaaattgtaataaaatgCATCATGTAGGGATTTGATCACGAATCAATTGATTCTTTAGAACTTATTTATTACCGCTTTATTTTATTCGGGCATGTGGTCGAGGAGAGTTTAGTATTTACTTAATTTACTTCACAAACGGCCATAGTTGATGATATGTATATCATAGTATATAGAtacatagaaatatatatatagatttgtgTTTCTACAGATAGTGTATTACCTCATATGGTCAGGTTCTATTCGTAGTAATAAAATACAGATTACCCATCGGAGAGATGGCTGAGTGGTTGATAGCTCCGGTCTTGAAAACCGGTATAGTTTTTAACAAAGAACTATCGAGGGTTCGAATCCCTCTCTCTCCTTTTGTTTGTTGaataaatttgtttctttattcGTTTGGTTTGGCCCGCTATCTTATCATAAAAGGGAATGGCTCGGCTAGGTGGGATAGCCGAGAGCcagaacagaaaaaaaaatagaactaaataagaaaatctCAGCTAAGAGGGGTCATGGAAAGAACAGGTTCCAAATCACGATCGATTCCTTTTTCAAATCCTGCTGCAGCTGCACGGGCCCTTCCCGCATGCCACAAATGTCCCACAAATAGGAAGAATCCTAGAACAAAATGAGAGGTAGCCAACCAACTTCTAGGAGAGACATAATTGACTGCATTGATCTCAGTAGCAACGCCACCCACGGAATTTAAAGAACCTAAGGGAGCATGGGTCATATATTCCGCCGAACGTCGTTCTTGCCAAGGTTGTATGTCTTTTTTCAGTCTACCCAAGTCCAAACCATTGGGACCCCTTAGGGGTTCCAACCAAGGAGCACGTAGATCCCAAAAACGCATAGtttctcctccaaaaataaCCTCTCCGGTCGGGGACCGCATTAGATATTTACCTAACCCAGTAGGTCCTTGGGCAGATCCCACGTTAGCCCCCAGACGTTGGTCTCTAACTAGAAAAGTAAATGCCTGAGCTTGAGAAGCTTCTGGTCCGGTGGGTCCGTAAAATTCACTAGGATAGGCGGTATTATTAAACCAGACGAAACAACAAGCGATGAAACCAAAGACAGATAAAGCACCTAAACTATAAGACAAGTAAGCCTCTCCAGACCATACAAATGCACGGCGAGCCCATGCAAAGGGTTTGGTTAAGATATGCCAAATTCcgccaaatatacaaatagaacCTAACCATACATGCCCCCCAATTATATCTTCTAAATCGTCCACACTAACAATCCAACCTTCTCCCCCAAAAGGGGATTTTAGTAAATAACCAAATATAACGCTTGGGCTAAGGGTCAAGTTGGTAATTTTTCTTACATCTCCTCCCCCCGGGGCCCAAGTATCATATACACCACCAAAATAAAGAGCTTTGAGTACTAGAAGAAAAGCACCTATACCCAACAAAATTAAGTGAATACCTAAAATTGTAGTCATTTTATTTCTATCTTTCCATACATAACCGAAGAATGGAAAGGATTCTTCAAGAGTCTCAGGTCCGAGAAGTGCATGATAAATACCCCCAAAGCCTAAGACTGCAGAAGAAATTAAGTGAAGTACTCCAGATACAAAGTAGGGAAAGGTGTCTATAACTTCCCCCCCCGGACCTACCCCCCAACCCAGAGTAGCTAGATGGGGAAGTAAAATCAATCCCTGTTCATACATGGGTTTCTCTGGTACGAAATGAGCCACTTCAAATAGGTTCATTGCTCCGGCCCAGAATACGATTAATCCGGCATGGGCTACGTGAGCCCCAAGTAGTTTACCAGACAAATTTATAAGTCTGGCATTCCCGGCCCACCAAGCGAAACCGGTAGTTTCTTGGTCACGACCAGCTAAAGCTAAAGTTCCATTAAAGAGCGTTTCCACGGGGTAGAACCTCCTCAGGGAATATAAGGTTTTCATGAGGCTGATCCTGAGCTGCCATCCAAGCACGAATACCTTCATTTAAGAGAATATTTTTGGTGTAGAAAGTCTCAAATTCCGGATCTTCTGCTGCACGGATTTCTTGGGAAACGAAGTCATAGGCACGTAGGTTCAGAGCCAGACCAACTACCCCAAGAGCACTCATCCATAAACCGGTTACtggtacaaataacataaagaaATGTAACCAACGTTTATTGGAAAAAGCAACCCCAAAGATTTGGGACCAAAAGCGGTTAGCAGTCACCATTGAATAAGTCTCTTCAGCTTGAGTTGGGTTAAAAGCACGGAAGGTGTTTGCACCGTCGCCATCTTCGAACAAAGTATTTTCTACGGTAGCACCATGAATAGCGCATAGCAAAGCAGCGCCTAATACTCCGGCAACTCCCATCATATGAAATGGGTTCAACGTCCAATTATGAAACCCTTGGAAGAAGAGGATGAATCGAAATATAGCTGCTACGCCAAAACTGGGCGCAAAGAACCAACCAGACTGACCTAGTGGATAAATCAGGAATACAGAAACAAAAACAGCAATTGGAGCAGAGAATGCGATTGCATTATAAGGTCGTAATTGAACAGATCGAGCAAGTTCAAATTGACGTAACATAAAACCTATTAGTGCGAAAGCACCATGGAGAGCTACAAAAGTCCACAGACCGCCTAATTGACACCAACGAGTAAAATCTCCTTGTGCTTCGGGACCCCATAGTAGCAACAAAGAATGTGCTAAACTATTCGCAGGAGTAGAAACTGCAGCGGTTAAGAAATTACAACCTTCCAAATAGGAACTGGCCAATCCATGGGTATACCACGAAGTTACAAAAGTTGTACCTGTGAACCAACCTCCTAAAGCGAAATAAGCACAAGGAAAGAGCAATAGACCGGACCAACCCACAAAAACGAAACGGTCTCTGCGTAACCAATCATccataatatcaaataaatcattttcttctttggtaAATTTACCAAGGGTTAGAGTCATAGTGATCCTCCTATTCAACTACTTCAACCATTTCCGAACACCTCATATCATTTTTGGGGCATACAATAGTTCGATTATCTATTGGGCGATTCCTCGTTCAATGCCTTTTACGATAGGTTTCGAAGATACAAATTCTtcctttctattttcttttctattggaCCACAAACCAACCTAGGTAAATCCATCAGTTCGATTCGATTAGCCCTTACTATTCCCATTCTTTAATAACCATTTGAACCCTGAATTAATTGCTCTATGACTCATACCACCGAGTGggccaaacaaaaaaaaagaaaattctctaTTTTTCCCCTGAccctaaattaaatattaaatactaagttaaatattatatattatattatatagtaGATAGTAGACTGGAAATGAAAACCCCTTTCCCTTCTCACATTTGTTCTCTATTGCATTGCATTGTTGCAATAACAAAACAATAGCTAATTTtggaatcaaataaaaataataaaaaatggatttttgaaatatttatttgtagtgGAAAAGAATAATGATTTATTCCTATGGAGCATCTGGTAATAAGAAGATGAAATCGgaaa comes from the Dioscorea cayenensis subsp. rotundata cultivar TDr96_F1 chromosome 21, TDr96_F1_v2_PseudoChromosome.rev07_lg8_w22 25.fasta, whole genome shotgun sequence genome and includes:
- the LOC120252549 gene encoding LOW QUALITY PROTEIN: photosystem II CP43 reaction center protein-like (The sequence of the model RefSeq protein was modified relative to this genomic sequence to represent the inferred CDS: deleted 1 base in 1 codon) yields the protein MTLTLGKFTKEENDLFDIMDDWLRRDRFVFVGWSGLLLFPCAYFALGGWFTGTTFVTSWYTHGLASSYLEGCNFLTAAVSTPANSLAHSLLLLWGPEAQGDFTRWCQLGGLWTFVALHGAFALIGFMLRQFELARSVQLRPYNAIAFSAPIAVFVSVFLIYPLGQSGWFFAPSFGVAAIFRFILFFQGFHNWTLNPFHMMGVAGVLGAALLCAIHGATVENTLFEDGDGANTFRAFNPTQAEETYSMVTANRFWSQIFGVAFSNKRWLHFFMLFVPVTGLWMSALGVVGLALNLRAYDFVSQEIRAAEDPEFETFYTKNILLNEGIRAWMAAQDQPHENLIFPEEVLPRGNLFNGTLALAGRDQETTGFAWWAGNARLINLSGKLLGAHVAHAGLIVFWAGAMNLFEVAHFVPEKPMYEQGLILLPHLATLGWGVGPGGEVIDTFPYFVSGVLHLISSAVLGFGGIYHALLGPETLEESFPFFGYVWKDRNKMTTILGIHLILLGIGAFLLVLKALYFGGVYDTWAPGGGDVRKITNLTLSPSVIFGYLLKSPFGGEGWIVSVDDLEDIIGGHVWLGSICIFGGIWHILTKPFAWARRAFVWSGEAYLSYSLGALSVFGFIACCFVWFNNTAYPSEFYGPTGPEASQAQAFTFLVRDQRLGANVGSAQGPTGLGKYLMRSPTGEVIFGGETMRFWDLRAPWLEPLRGPNGLDLGRLKKDIQPWQERRSAEYMTHAPLGSLNSVGGVATEINAVNYVSPRSWLATSHFVLGFFLFVGHLWHAGRARAAAAGFEKGIDRDLEPVLSMTPLS